Part of the Pyramidobacter piscolens W5455 genome is shown below.
GCCTCCAGACCGTTTTTCCCGACGAACTGCCCGACGATCACCGCATCCGCGGTCGTGTAAAACTGCTGAAAGAAATTTCCGGCCAAGATCGGCAGAAAGAAGACCAGCAAATTTTTCCATATGACGCCCCGAGTCATGTCAAGGTTTTTATCGCGCACCGCGCTCCTCCCCTTCGCCTTACGGACGCGCACGAACGTGCGACTCGCCGTCCGCAAAACTTCTTGCCAACGTTCGCTTCCCGATCGGTTCGAGACGTTCCGCCGGCACAATCTCCGCAAATCTCCCGTCTTTCATGATCGCCGCCCGCTGGCAGAAATGCCGAATGATCCTCATGTCGTGAGAGATCATGACAACGGCGAAACCGAACGCCCGCTGCAGCTCGTAAAGCAGGCCGAGTATCTGCTTCTGCAGGATCACGTCCAGCGCGGAAACCGCTTCGTCGCACAAAAGGATATCCGGCTCGACGACCAGCGCCCGCGCCAACGCGACGCGCTGACACTGGCCGGTGCTGAGTTGGGGCGCGCGCCGCATCTGCGCCTGCGGATCGATGCCCACCCGTTCCAGATAGTAACGGGCTTTCTCGTCTCGCTCCCGTTCCGTCCCCACGGCAAGATACTTCAGCGGTTCCTGCACGAGCTGAAGAGCGCTGCGCGACGGATTCAGGCTCGCCCGCGCGTCCTGGAACACCATCTGCATCTTGCCGCACACCCATCTTCTGCGCTTCCCGCGCAGATCCGTGATGTCGCGCCCGCAGCAGACGACCGAACCGCCGTCGACGCTTTCCAACCCTGCGACGCATCTGGCCAATGTGGATTTTCCGCAGCCGCTGCGACCCAGGATGCCGACGGATTCTCCCCTGTACAGGTCGAAACTCGCCTCCTTGAGCACGTCGATTCTATTTCCGTTCTTGCCGAAGGACTTGCAGATGTTCCTTACCCGCAGCAGCGGCGGCTCCCCCGCCCGGTCTTTCGGCGGACGTCCTCTTTCCGGCAGCGCTCTTGCTTCTATGAGCGACTGCGTATAGCTCTCCCGTGGACGAAGCAGGACTTCTTCCGTCGCCCCTTCCTCGACGACGGTCCCGTCCCGCAGGATGATCACGCGGTCGCTCGCTTCACGAGCTACGGCGATGTCGTGAGTGATCAGCAGAATCGAAAGGGACAGCCGCTTTTGCACCTGTTTCAGCAGCGCGAGAACCTCGCGCTGGCTGTCGGGGTCGAGCGCCGACGTCGGTTCGTCCGCGATCAGGATCTCCGGTTCGAGGCAGAGAATGAGCGCGATATAGACTCTCTGGCACATCCCGCCGCTGAGTTCGAACGGATACGCGTCCAGAACGCGCTCGGGATCTTCGAACTTCAGAAGCGACAGCAGTTCCCGGCTCTTCCGCTCGAACGACTCCTCCGAACCGGCTTTGTGAAAGCGCAGCGTCTCGAGAAAATGGGCGCGGACCCTCTCGACGGGGTTGAGCGCCAGCCGAGCGTCCTGATAGATCATGGCGATCCTCTTTCCGCGCAGCGGCCGCCAGTCGAAACGCGGCGAAGCCAAGTCCAGAGGCGGCTCGTCTCCCATCCGCAGCGCGCCGCTCTCGATCCGGGCCGAGGGAGGCAGCATCCCCAGAAGCGCTTTTCCGCAGGTTGTTTTGCCCGATCCGCTTTCCCCCAGCAAAGCCAGCGTTTCTCCTTTTCGCAGGGAGAAGGAAAGCCGTCTCAGCACCTGAAGCCGTCCTTTTCCCCGACCGTACGCCACGCCCAGATTTTCTACCGATACGGCGCGTTCCATGTCTAAAGCCGCACCCCCTCGTAAGGATCCATGACGTCGCGCAGGCCCTCGCCGATAAAGTTCAGCGCCAGCACCGTAACGACGACGAAAAGGGCGGGGCCGAACAGCAGGTGGGGATGTTGGAAAAAATGGGCCCGGGCGTCCGAAAGCATGCTGCCCCACTCGGGCAGAGGCGGCTGCGCGCCCAGCCCCAGAAAGGAAAGAGCGGAAATCGAAAGGATCAGCGTTCCCAGCTCAAAGGTCGCCAGAACCGCGACGGAGCCGATCGTTTTGGGCAAAAGCTCGCAGAAAACGATCCTCGGTTCGGACGCTCCCAGCACTCTGGCGGCCAGCACGCTGGGATCGTTCTTTATCTGCAGGACGACGCTCCGCGAAATTCTGGCAAACGGCACCCACCAGACGGCGACCACCGCAACCAGAAGCTGCGTCAGGCCGGGGCCCCACAGCGCGGCGACGACCATGGCGAAGACCATGAACGGAAACGCCATGAGCACGTCTATGATCCGCATCAGAATCGTATCGAACGCCGTTTGGCTGTGCAGCCCCGCCAGGATCCCCAGCTGAACGCCGATCACCAGCCCCATGCCGAGCGCCGCGAAGGAAGAGACCAGCGTCACCCGCCCGCCGTAAAGCGTACGGGCAA
Proteins encoded:
- a CDS encoding ABC transporter ATP-binding protein, with protein sequence MERAVSVENLGVAYGRGKGRLQVLRRLSFSLRKGETLALLGESGSGKTTCGKALLGMLPPSARIESGALRMGDEPPLDLASPRFDWRPLRGKRIAMIYQDARLALNPVERVRAHFLETLRFHKAGSEESFERKSRELLSLLKFEDPERVLDAYPFELSGGMCQRVYIALILCLEPEILIADEPTSALDPDSQREVLALLKQVQKRLSLSILLITHDIAVAREASDRVIILRDGTVVEEGATEEVLLRPRESYTQSLIEARALPERGRPPKDRAGEPPLLRVRNICKSFGKNGNRIDVLKEASFDLYRGESVGILGRSGCGKSTLARCVAGLESVDGGSVVCCGRDITDLRGKRRRWVCGKMQMVFQDARASLNPSRSALQLVQEPLKYLAVGTERERDEKARYYLERVGIDPQAQMRRAPQLSTGQCQRVALARALVVEPDILLCDEAVSALDVILQKQILGLLYELQRAFGFAVVMISHDMRIIRHFCQRAAIMKDGRFAEIVPAERLEPIGKRTLARSFADGESHVRARP
- a CDS encoding ABC transporter permease: MKKEKRSAKIFVGAALLCLVAVSVVGAPLLAGCAPDAADSARRLESFSARHPFGTDRFGRDILARTLYGGRVTLVSSFAALGMGLVIGVQLGILAGLHSQTAFDTILMRIIDVLMAFPFMVFAMVVAALWGPGLTQLLVAVVAVWWVPFARISRSVVLQIKNDPSVLAARVLGASEPRIVFCELLPKTIGSVAVLATFELGTLILSISALSFLGLGAQPPLPEWGSMLSDARAHFFQHPHLLFGPALFVVVTVLALNFIGEGLRDVMDPYEGVRL